In one window of Electrophorus electricus isolate fEleEle1 chromosome 15, fEleEle1.pri, whole genome shotgun sequence DNA:
- the sdhdb gene encoding succinate dehydrogenase [ubiquinone] cytochrome b small subunit B, mitochondrial isoform X2 — protein sequence MAYLVRVSSVCHRGVRPLLFRSASLIRPLAAPKKDEGHSSLLTARIHATPSHYVSGSSSASHHWKGERALSVILLSMGPLAYFYPGTVMDYSLAAVLTLHAHWGLGQVITDYAKGDSKIKMARAGLFLLSTVTFAGLCYFNYHDVGICKAVALLWSK from the exons ATGGCGTACCTCGTAAGAGTCAGCTCTGTTTGTCATAGGGGAGTCCGAc CTCTGTTATTTCGCAGTGCTTCTCTCATAAGACCTTTAGCTGCACCTAAAAAGGATGAGGGTCACTCCTCTTTGCTCACAGCTCGGATACATGCAACACCCTCTCATTATG TCTCTGGGTCCAGTTCAGCCTCGCATCACTGGAAGGGAGAGCGGGCCCTGAGTGTGATTCTCCTCAGCATGGGCCCTCTGGCCTATTTCTACCCAGGCACTGTCATGGACTACTCCCTGGCTGCAGTGCTCACGCTACACGCACACTG GGGCTTGGGCCAGGTCATAACAGATTATGCCAAAGGAGATTCTAAGATCAAGATGGCCAGGGCAGGCCTCTTCCTTCTGTCAACTGTCACCTTCGCAGGTCTCTGCTACTTCAACTACCATGACGTCGGGATTTGTAAAGCCGTGGCTCTCCTGTGGAGCAAATAG
- the il4i1 gene encoding L-amino-acid oxidase — protein MSQTWGKWRYWSVLTLLIVSLSAFCADGYVVDPLLQCLNDDDYDELEKIIDQGLPPTRTPLSVAIIGGGIAGLTAAKLLEDAGHKVTIFEANDHIGGRIQTYRMKREGWYAELGAMRIPAMHKILGILVKKMGLKLNRFIEEDINTYYFVNGLLQKTYKVKENPDVLNYSLSEHEKGKTAKELFDMALWKIRDDLKRYGCNETMLKYDSYSVKEYLVKEGKLSLGALRMVGDILNENSFFYIALTEMLYIQSDINDETEYFEISGGFDKLPRAFYETLKGTILLKSRVKLVSQTENNVTVSYQDWRNPTVATNFTFHCALVTTTAKATLFMNFHPPLSPQKMEALRSVHYSSSTKVVLSFRRRFWEEEGIKGGRSITDRPSRFIYYPSHSFPGTDGGALLASYTCSDDSALFQGVPDKELMAMVLNDLVKIHGDYIRSLCTGGIVKKWGEDLYSYGAFAIFTPYQRTDYSSALFRKEGRIHFAGEHTATPHGWIETAMKSAIRAAKNMNSLVQ, from the exons ATGTCTCAGACCTGGGGCAAATGGCGCTATT GGTCTGTTTTAACTCTGCTGATCGTCAGTCTGTCTGCCTTCTGTGCTGATGGATATGTAGTGGATCCTCTTTTACAATGCCTGAATGATGATGACTACGATGAACTTGAAAAGATAATAGACCAAGGGCTTCCTCCTACAAGGACTCCCCTCAGTGTGGCTATCATTGGGGGCGGCATCGCAGGACTTACAGCAGCCAAACTTCTAGAGGATGCTGGGCACAAG GTTACGATCTTCGAAGCAAACGATCACATCGGTGGAAGAATCCAGACATAcaggatgaagagagagggctGGTATGCTGAACTTGGTGCCATGAGGATCCCAGCTATGCACAA GATTCTTGGAATACTGGTGAAAAAGATGGGTCTGAAATTGAACAGATTCATTGAAGAGGACATAAATACTTACTATTTTGTCAACGGGTTGCTTCAAAAAACCTACAAAGTGAAGGAGAATCCTGACGTGCTAAACTACTCTTTGAGTGAGCATGAGAAGGGGAAAACAGCCAAAGAACTTTTTGACATGGCGTTGTGGAAG ATAAGAGACGACCTGAAGAGATATGGCTGCAATGAAACAATGTTGAAATATGATTCGTATTCTGTTAAG GAGTATTTGGTTAAAGAGGGTAAACTGAGCCTAGGAGCCTTGCGTATGGTCGGGGACATTCTTAACGAGAACAGCTTCTTCTACATCGCTCTTACAGAGATGCTCTACATCCAGTCGGATATAAACGATGAGACAGA GTATTTTGAAATCTCTGGTGGCTTTGATAAGTTACCCAGAGCATTTTATGAAACATTGAAAGGAACAATCCTGCTGAAATCAAGAGTGAAACTCGTCagtcaaacagaaaacaatgtgACAGTCTCTTATCAAGACTGGCGCAACCCCACCGTGGCGACCAACTTCACATTCCACTGTGCCTTGGTAACAACTACAGCCAAAGCCACACTCTTCATGAACTTCCATCCACCTCTGTCGCCTCAGAAGATGGAGGCTCTGCGCTCAGTTCACTACTCCAGCTCCACCAAGGTGGTGCTGAGTTTCCGTCGCAGGTTCTGGGAGGAGGAAGGCATCAAGGGAGGGAGGAGCATCACGGACAGGCCCTCCCGGTTCATCTACTACCCCAGCCACAGTTTCCCTGGGACAGATGGAGGGGCGCTGCTGGCCTCCTACACCTGCTCCGACGATTCCGCGCTCTTCCAGGGGGTGCCGGACAAGGAGCTGATGGCCATGGTGCTGAACGACTTGGTGAAGATCCATGGCGACTACATCCGCAGCCTCTGTACTGGAGGCATTGTGAAGAAGTGGGGAGAGGATCTTTACAGCTACGGTGCCTTTGCGATCTTCACACCCTATCAGAGGACTGACTACAGCTCTGCCCTGTTCAGGAAGGAAGGCAGGATCCACTTTGCTGGGGagcacacagccacacctcATGGCTGGATTGAGACTGCCATGAAGTCTGCCATTAGAGCTGCTAAGAACATGAACAGTTTGGTTCAGTAA
- the nkapd1 gene encoding uncharacterized protein NKAPD1: protein MSRVPVGKVLLRNVIRHTDAHNKIQEESEMWKLRDMELQGSSANAPSHRWMTSRPWARGNMHCDRCFEDSEGSARDRLGERECLSERDEREARYWTRKLYEFEASDPDRWGHSGFKELYPEQFESDGGADCNRSQKNGKEKMSSSRRKSSRKSSKRKKKKKKRQKSAGLGTASDSSLADCLGMKPKRKRSKSKHNHRKKKRRDQAREEGNSESDTSESDTGTESTHRKKHRTASDAHREPERKKRKNWKSANEERSEEDSED, encoded by the exons ATGTCGAGGGTTCCAGTGGGTAAGGTATTGCTTCGAAATGTTATcagacacacagatgctcaCAACAAG ATTCAGGAGGAGTCCGAGATGTGGAAACTACGAGACATGGAGCTACAGGGCTCTTCTGCTAACGCCCCATCACACAGATGGATGACGAGTAGACCCTGGGCAAG GGGCAACATGCACTGTGACAGATGCTTCGAAGACTCAGAAGGATCTGCACGGGACAGGCTTGGCGAAAGAGAATGTCTGTCTGAAAGAGATGAACGAGAGGCTCGATACTGGACACGAAAACTGTACGAGTTTGAGGCCAGTGATCCAGACAG ATGGGGTCATAGTGGTTTTAAGGAGCTTTATCCAGAGCAGTTTGAATCAGATGG AGGGGCTGACTGCAATCGAAGCCAGAAAAACGGCAAAGAGAAAATGTCCTCTAGTAGACGGAAAAGTTCCAGAAAATCCTctaagaggaagaagaaaaagaagaagaggcAGAAGTCTGCAGGGCTGGGCACGGCATCTGACAGCAGCCTGGCAGACTGCCTGGGCATGAAACCGAAGAGGAAGCGCAGCAAAAGCAAGCACAACCATCGAAAGAAGAAGCGCAGAGACCAAGCGAGAGAGGAAGGCAACAGTGAATCAGACACTAGTGAATCAGACACGGGGACGGAAAGCACTCACAGGAAGAAGCACAGAACTGCATCAGACGCCCACAGAGAGCCTGAAAGGAAAAAACGGAAAAACTGGAAATCGGCCAACGAAGAGAGATCCGAGGAAGACTCGGAGGACTGA
- the sdhdb gene encoding succinate dehydrogenase [ubiquinone] cytochrome b small subunit B, mitochondrial isoform X1: MAYLVRVSSVCHRGVRPLLFRSASLIRPLAAPKKDEGHSSLLTARIHATPSHYAVSGSSSASHHWKGERALSVILLSMGPLAYFYPGTVMDYSLAAVLTLHAHWGLGQVITDYAKGDSKIKMARAGLFLLSTVTFAGLCYFNYHDVGICKAVALLWSK, encoded by the exons ATGGCGTACCTCGTAAGAGTCAGCTCTGTTTGTCATAGGGGAGTCCGAc CTCTGTTATTTCGCAGTGCTTCTCTCATAAGACCTTTAGCTGCACCTAAAAAGGATGAGGGTCACTCCTCTTTGCTCACAGCTCGGATACATGCAACACCCTCTCATTATG CAGTCTCTGGGTCCAGTTCAGCCTCGCATCACTGGAAGGGAGAGCGGGCCCTGAGTGTGATTCTCCTCAGCATGGGCCCTCTGGCCTATTTCTACCCAGGCACTGTCATGGACTACTCCCTGGCTGCAGTGCTCACGCTACACGCACACTG GGGCTTGGGCCAGGTCATAACAGATTATGCCAAAGGAGATTCTAAGATCAAGATGGCCAGGGCAGGCCTCTTCCTTCTGTCAACTGTCACCTTCGCAGGTCTCTGCTACTTCAACTACCATGACGTCGGGATTTGTAAAGCCGTGGCTCTCCTGTGGAGCAAATAG